One part of the Solanum dulcamara chromosome 3, daSolDulc1.2, whole genome shotgun sequence genome encodes these proteins:
- the LOC129881946 gene encoding uncharacterized protein LOC129881946, with product MKGMMDNEEEGRKRVVSLEELKKKMAEFAKEREWDQFHTPRNLLLAMVGEVGELSEIFQWKGEVPRGLPDWEEKEKQHLGEELSDVLLYLVRLSDICGIDLGNAALRKLELNAIKYPVNLCKGSSKKLTLLSKSTTTTTSSSENGVTNDGE from the exons atgaagggaATGATGGATaatgaagaagaaggaagaaaaagGGTGGTGAGTCTCGAAGAGCTGAAGAAAAAAATGGCTGAATTTGCTAAAGAAAGAGAGTGGGATCAGTTTCATACTCCAAGAAATCTTCTTTTAGCAATG GTTGGTGAAGTGGGAGAATTGTCTGAAATTTTTCAGTGGAAAGGTGAGGTTCCAAGAGGGCTACCAGATtgggaagaaaaagagaagcagCATTTAGGTGAAGAGCTCTCAGATGTATTGCTTTATCTTGTCAGGCTTTCAGATATTTGTGGCATTGATCTTGGTAATGCTGCACTCAGAAAACTGGAGCTAAATGCCATTAAATACCCTGTTAACCTTTGCAAAGGTTCATCAAAAAAGCTTACTCTTTTGAGCAAAAGTACTACAACAACCACCTCCAGCAGTGAAAATGGTGTGACTAATGATGGTGAATga
- the LOC129883348 gene encoding transcription termination factor MTERF15, mitochondrial — protein sequence MTIRSVRFFFTSFSNPSTLIPNPSFRCFCTNTTAVKRISQVQYPLQLQEKSPQRNLIAVSSLLKKYGFPTLELSNFLEKNRRLLNLDPTKIEKSLKILLSLKPSQEFLVSMINSCPRLLEYDAIKKWEGGIRGLEEGSNLSSLAIQNILEVSMKFELDYDCVLGSLKCLKDLGVSDNTLNKVLETHPMVTTICADKIHYSFQFIVDAFGIGNLEFDRILRVYPGVLSFGIQNKFKRLLDEFKVLGFNMEVVKKQLLRDPRILALEVGELSRCLELLKSLKCRESIKEDIFHDGAFKAGCEVKLRVDCLRNHGITIRDAYSVLWKEPRVILYNIDDVERKIQFLLHVMKVDIQCLVEVPEYLGVNFEKHILPRFKVIDHLRSIGGLGDEVGLRELIRPSRMKFYNLYVKPYPECESMYGRFSRNAEARSQHPVGMWRLFKPQNNPKSKVDIMNIKSYMESLA from the coding sequence ATGACCATTAGGAGTGTCAGATTCTTTTTCACGTCATTTTCTAATCCCTCTACTCTAATTCCAAATCCAAGTTTCCGCTGTTTTTGCACTAACACAACAGCTGTAAAACGAATATCTCAAGTTCAATATCCTCTACAACTCCAAGAAAAATCCCCCCAAAGAAATCTCATTGCAGTGTCAAGTCTTCTGAAAAAATATGGTTTTCCAACTCTAGAACTTTCCAATTTTCTCGAGAAGAATCGTCGTTTACTAAATCTAGACCCCACCAAAATTGAAAAATCCCTTAAGATTCTATTATCCTTGAAACCATCTCAAGAATTCCTAGTGTCCATGATAAATAGTTGTCCCAGGCTTCTAGAATATGATGCTATAAAGAAATGGGAAGGAGGCATCCGAGGATTAGAAGAAGGATCCAATTTATCCTCCTTGGCTATTCAGAACATTCTGGAGGTCTCGATGAAGTTTGAACTAGATTATGATTGTGTTTTGGGGTCTTTGAAATGTCTGAAGGATTTAGGAGTTAGTGAtaatactttaaataaagttttgGAGACACATCCCATGGTAACTACGATTTGTGCAGACAAGATTCATTACAGTTTTCAATTCATTGTTGATGCCTTTGGTATTGGCAACCTTGAGTTTGATCGCATTCTCCGTGTCTATCCGGGTGTTTTGTCCTTTGGGATTCAAAATAAGTTTAAACGATTGCTTGATGAATTTAAAGTTCTGGGTTTTAACATGGAAGTGGTTAAGAAACAGCTTCTGAGAGATCCTAGAATTCTTGCATTGGAAGTTGGGGAGTTATCGCGGTGTTTGGAGCTGCTTAAGAGTTTGAAATGTAGGGAATCTATTAAGGAGGATATTTTTCATGATGGGGCTTTTAAGGCTGGGTGTGAGGTGAAACTAAGGGTTGATTGCTTACGCAATCATGGGATAACAATAAGGGATGCTTATTCTGTGTTATGGAAAGAGCCAAGAGTGATACTTTATAACATTGATGATGTTGAGAGGAAGATTCAGTTTTTATTGCACGTGATGAAAGTTGATATTCAGTGTCTTGTTGAAGTTCCAGAGTACCTTGGGGTGAATTTCGAGAAACATATTCTTCCAAGATTCAAGGTAATTGACCATTTAAGATCAATAGGAGGACTTGGTGATGAGGTGGGGTTGAGGGAGTTGATTAGACCTAGTAGAATGAAATTTTATAATCTATATGTAAAGCCTTATCCAGAGTGTGAATCAATGTATGGAAGATTTTCAAGAAATGCTGAAGCGAGAAGTCAACATCCAGTGGGAATGTGGAGGCTTTTCAAACCACAAAATAATCCAAAGTCCAAAGTAGATATTATGAACATTAAGTCATATATGGAGTCGTTGGCTTGA